A region from the Gavia stellata isolate bGavSte3 chromosome 2, bGavSte3.hap2, whole genome shotgun sequence genome encodes:
- the SERINC1 gene encoding serine incorporator 1 isoform X2, whose protein sequence is MGGVLGLCSMASWIPCLCGSAPCLLCRCCPSGNNSTITRLIYAFFLLLGVSVACVMLIPGMEEQLKKIPGFCDGGMGTTIPGVHGHVNCDVLVGYKAVYRVCFGMAMFFLLFSLLMIKVKSSNDPRAAVHNGFWFFKFATALAISVGAFFIPEGPFTTVWFYVGMAGAFCFILIQLVLLIDFAHSWNESWVEKMEEGNSRCWYAALLSATAVNYLLSLVAIVLFYVYYTHPEGCSENKTFISVNMLLCIGASVMSILPKIQESQPRSGLLQSSVITIYTMYLTWSAMTNEPDRRCNPSLLSIIGYNSTTIPTQGQVVQWWDAQGIVGLVLFLLCVLYSSIRTSNNSQVNKLMLTSDESTLIEDGMPRSDGSLDDGDDVHRAIDNERDGVTYSYSFFHFMLFLASLYIMMTLTNWYRYLLNRTMTSKWPSVWVKISSSWIGIVLYVWTLVAPLVLTNRDFD, encoded by the exons ATGGGCGGCGTCCTGGGCCTCTGCTCCATGGCGAGCTGG ATACCGTGCTTATGTGGAAGTGCCCCATGCCTGCTCTGCCGATGCTGCCCCAGTGGAAACAACTCCACCATAACTCGGCTGATTTATGCATTCTTTTTACTTCTTGGCGTGAGTGTTGCCTGTGTGATGTTAATACCAGGCATGGAAGAGCAGCTGAAGAAG ATTCCTGGATTTTGTGATGGAGGGATGGGAACAACCATTCCTGGTGTACACGGCCACGTGAATTGCGATGTACTAGTTGGTTACAAAGCTGTGTACCGTGTGTGCTTTGGTATGGCCatgttcttccttctcttctccttattGATGATCAAAGTGAAGAGCAGCAACGACCCAAGAGCAGCTGTGCACAATGG ATTCTGGTTCTTTAAATTTGCAACAGCACTTGCAATTAGTGTTGGAGCTTTCTTCATTCCAGAGGGACCGTTTACAACTG tgTGGTTTTATGTAGGTATGGCTGGAGCGTTCTGCTTTATTCTTATTCAGCTGGTCTTGCTTATTGACTTTGCCCACTCCTGGAATGAATCTTGGGTTGAAAAAATGGAGGAGGGAAACTCAAGATGCTGGTATGCAG ctctgctgtcagcTACAGCTGTCAATTATTTGCTGTCTCTAGTAGCTATTGTCTTGTTTTATGTTTATTACACTCATCCAGAAGGTTGTTCTGAAAACAAGACGTTCATCAGTGTTAATATGCTGCTGTGTATTGGTGCTTCTGTAATGTCAATTCTGCCGAAGATTCAG GAATCTCAGCCAAGATCTGGTTTGCTGCAGTCTTCTGTGATCACAATTTACACAATGTATTTGACTTGGTCAGCTATGACCAATGAACCAG ACAGGCGCTGTAACCCGAGTTTGCTGAGCATCATTGGTTACAACAGCACCACCATTCCCACCCAAGGTCAGGTAGTTCAGTGGTGGGATGCACAAGGAATTGTAggactggttttgtttctgctctgtgttCTCTATTCCAG CATCCGGACATCCAACAACAGCCAAGTTAACAAGCTGATGCTGACCAGTGATGAATCAACACTGATAGAGGATGGAATGCCCAGGAGTGACGGCTCCCTTGATGATGGAGATGATGTTCACCGAGCCATAGATAACGAGCGGGATGGAGTTACTTACAGTTActccttctttcatttcatgctTTTCCTGGCATCACTGTATATAATGATGACGCTTACCAACTGGTACAGGTATTTAT TGAACAGG ACAATGACCAGCAAATGGCCATCTGTCTGGGTGAAGATATCTTCCAGCTGGATTGGCATCGTGCTGTACGTGTGGACTCTGGTTGCTCCGCTGGTTCTTACAAACCGTGACTTTGACTAA
- the SERINC1 gene encoding serine incorporator 1 isoform X1, whose protein sequence is MGGVLGLCSMASWIPCLCGSAPCLLCRCCPSGNNSTITRLIYAFFLLLGVSVACVMLIPGMEEQLKKIPGFCDGGMGTTIPGVHGHVNCDVLVGYKAVYRVCFGMAMFFLLFSLLMIKVKSSNDPRAAVHNGFWFFKFATALAISVGAFFIPEGPFTTVWFYVGMAGAFCFILIQLVLLIDFAHSWNESWVEKMEEGNSRCWYAALLSATAVNYLLSLVAIVLFYVYYTHPEGCSENKTFISVNMLLCIGASVMSILPKIQESQPRSGLLQSSVITIYTMYLTWSAMTNEPDRRCNPSLLSIIGYNSTTIPTQGQVVQWWDAQGIVGLVLFLLCVLYSSIRTSNNSQVNKLMLTSDESTLIEDGMPRSDGSLDDGDDVHRAIDNERDGVTYSYSFFHFMLFLASLYIMMTLTNWYSPDSSYETMTSKWPSVWVKISSSWIGIVLYVWTLVAPLVLTNRDFD, encoded by the exons ATGGGCGGCGTCCTGGGCCTCTGCTCCATGGCGAGCTGG ATACCGTGCTTATGTGGAAGTGCCCCATGCCTGCTCTGCCGATGCTGCCCCAGTGGAAACAACTCCACCATAACTCGGCTGATTTATGCATTCTTTTTACTTCTTGGCGTGAGTGTTGCCTGTGTGATGTTAATACCAGGCATGGAAGAGCAGCTGAAGAAG ATTCCTGGATTTTGTGATGGAGGGATGGGAACAACCATTCCTGGTGTACACGGCCACGTGAATTGCGATGTACTAGTTGGTTACAAAGCTGTGTACCGTGTGTGCTTTGGTATGGCCatgttcttccttctcttctccttattGATGATCAAAGTGAAGAGCAGCAACGACCCAAGAGCAGCTGTGCACAATGG ATTCTGGTTCTTTAAATTTGCAACAGCACTTGCAATTAGTGTTGGAGCTTTCTTCATTCCAGAGGGACCGTTTACAACTG tgTGGTTTTATGTAGGTATGGCTGGAGCGTTCTGCTTTATTCTTATTCAGCTGGTCTTGCTTATTGACTTTGCCCACTCCTGGAATGAATCTTGGGTTGAAAAAATGGAGGAGGGAAACTCAAGATGCTGGTATGCAG ctctgctgtcagcTACAGCTGTCAATTATTTGCTGTCTCTAGTAGCTATTGTCTTGTTTTATGTTTATTACACTCATCCAGAAGGTTGTTCTGAAAACAAGACGTTCATCAGTGTTAATATGCTGCTGTGTATTGGTGCTTCTGTAATGTCAATTCTGCCGAAGATTCAG GAATCTCAGCCAAGATCTGGTTTGCTGCAGTCTTCTGTGATCACAATTTACACAATGTATTTGACTTGGTCAGCTATGACCAATGAACCAG ACAGGCGCTGTAACCCGAGTTTGCTGAGCATCATTGGTTACAACAGCACCACCATTCCCACCCAAGGTCAGGTAGTTCAGTGGTGGGATGCACAAGGAATTGTAggactggttttgtttctgctctgtgttCTCTATTCCAG CATCCGGACATCCAACAACAGCCAAGTTAACAAGCTGATGCTGACCAGTGATGAATCAACACTGATAGAGGATGGAATGCCCAGGAGTGACGGCTCCCTTGATGATGGAGATGATGTTCACCGAGCCATAGATAACGAGCGGGATGGAGTTACTTACAGTTActccttctttcatttcatgctTTTCCTGGCATCACTGTATATAATGATGACGCTTACCAACTGGTACAG TCCGGATTCTTCTTATGAGACAATGACCAGCAAATGGCCATCTGTCTGGGTGAAGATATCTTCCAGCTGGATTGGCATCGTGCTGTACGTGTGGACTCTGGTTGCTCCGCTGGTTCTTACAAACCGTGACTTTGACTAA